A window from Nitrospirota bacterium encodes these proteins:
- a CDS encoding DUF721 domain-containing protein has product MQKVSGILMKLIKQYGLEGKMQEYTIAEKWEQIAGSIIAAHTRPDSIRFKKLYVNVDSNAWIQELSFYKKDLVARVNDHFGRQIVNDVFFKIG; this is encoded by the coding sequence ATGCAAAAGGTTTCAGGCATCCTGATGAAGCTGATAAAGCAGTACGGTCTCGAAGGCAAGATGCAGGAGTATACTATTGCTGAGAAATGGGAGCAGATTGCAGGCAGCATAATAGCAGCCCACACCAGGCCAGACAGCATTCGCTTCAAGAAGTTGTATGTTAACGTTGATAGTAATGCCTGGATTCAGGAGCTTAGTTTTTACAAGAAAGACCTTGTAGCAAGGGTGAATGACCATTTTGGCAGGCAGATCGTAAATGACGTATTTTTTAAGATAGGATAA
- the galT gene encoding galactose-1-phosphate uridylyltransferase — MSELRKDPITGRWVIISSERGRRPSDFQEAHPKRKGGFCPFCAGNEKVTPPEILAYREPGTASNSAGWSLRVVANKFPALKIEGNLDKTGIGLYDKMNGIGAHEVIIETPLHDTTMSTLPERKIEDIIWAYRDRVVDLKKDSRFQYILIFKNEGEAAGASLEHSHSQLIALPVIPRHVFEEIEGARLYYNYKERCIYCDIVRQESFSEDRTITENEHFLALTPFAARFPFETWIIPKNHNSCFDEAQPWEYSSFARIMKNVLQRLDKVLNVPPYNFIIHTCPLRSQMKEYYHWHLEIMPKLVRIAGFESGSGFYINPTSPEEAAKFLREAKV, encoded by the coding sequence TTGTCTGAATTACGAAAAGACCCTATAACCGGAAGATGGGTAATAATATCCTCAGAAAGAGGAAGGAGGCCGTCAGATTTTCAGGAGGCCCACCCAAAGAGAAAGGGGGGATTCTGTCCCTTTTGCGCAGGCAATGAAAAGGTTACCCCGCCGGAGATTCTGGCTTACCGTGAGCCTGGTACAGCCTCCAATAGCGCCGGATGGAGCCTGCGCGTTGTGGCAAATAAATTTCCTGCCCTTAAGATTGAAGGGAATCTTGATAAAACAGGCATAGGTCTTTACGATAAAATGAATGGGATAGGGGCGCATGAGGTGATCATAGAGACCCCTCTCCACGATACTACTATGTCAACCCTTCCTGAGAGAAAGATAGAGGATATTATCTGGGCATACAGGGACAGGGTGGTTGATCTGAAAAAAGACAGCAGGTTTCAATATATCCTGATATTTAAGAATGAAGGGGAGGCTGCAGGTGCATCTCTTGAACATTCACACTCCCAGCTTATCGCACTGCCGGTTATCCCCAGACACGTCTTTGAAGAGATTGAAGGGGCAAGGCTTTACTATAATTACAAGGAGAGGTGTATCTATTGTGATATTGTGCGTCAGGAGTCTTTCTCTGAAGACAGGACAATTACAGAGAATGAACACTTTCTTGCACTTACACCGTTTGCAGCCAGATTTCCATTTGAGACGTGGATTATACCCAAGAATCACAACTCATGCTTTGATGAGGCCCAGCCGTGGGAATACAGCAGTTTTGCAAGGATTATGAAGAATGTACTCCAGAGGCTTGACAAGGTATTAAATGTACCCCCCTATAACTTTATTATCCATACATGTCCATTACGCAGCCAGATGAAAGAGTACTATCACTGGCATCTCGAGATAATGCCTAAACTGGTCAGGATAGCAGGATTTGAGTCAGGTTCAGGATTTTACATAAATCCAACCTCACCTGAAGAGGCCGCAAAATTTTTGAGAGAGGCAAAGGTTTAG
- a CDS encoding slipin family protein has translation MELFLSPLIIIIIAVMFLYSAIKILKEYERGVIFMLGRFWRVKGPGLIVLIPGIQKMVKVSLRTLVLDVPTQDIITKDNVSVKVSAVVYFRVIDAQKAIIEVEDYFYATSQLSQTTLRSVLGQAELDELLSARDKLNQDLQRILDRHTEPWGVKVSNVEIKNVDLPQEMQRAMAKQAEAERERRAKVIHADGEFQASQKLSDAAGIMSANPTTLQLRYLQTLTEIATEKNSTIIFPLPIDILSFFINRKETVKQ, from the coding sequence ATGGAGCTTTTTTTAAGTCCTCTTATAATCATAATAATAGCAGTAATGTTTTTGTATAGCGCCATCAAGATACTCAAGGAATATGAGCGGGGTGTTATATTTATGCTCGGCCGCTTCTGGCGGGTAAAGGGACCGGGTCTGATCGTCCTCATTCCAGGAATTCAAAAGATGGTCAAGGTAAGTCTAAGGACGCTGGTACTGGATGTTCCTACGCAGGATATAATTACAAAAGACAATGTCTCTGTGAAAGTCAGCGCTGTTGTCTATTTCCGGGTGATTGATGCACAAAAGGCTATTATTGAGGTCGAGGATTATTTTTATGCGACATCTCAGCTTTCACAGACTACACTGAGGAGTGTCCTTGGACAGGCGGAACTTGATGAACTGCTGTCCGCAAGAGATAAATTGAATCAGGACCTCCAGCGCATACTCGATCGTCATACTGAGCCTTGGGGAGTAAAGGTGTCCAATGTCGAAATAAAGAACGTTGACCTTCCTCAGGAGATGCAGCGCGCGATGGCCAAGCAGGCCGAGGCGGAAAGGGAGAGGCGCGCGAAGGTCATCCATGCAGACGGCGAGTTCCAGGCATCACAGAAACTTTCGGACGCTGCAGGCATTATGAGCGCAAACCCGACGACACTGCAGCTCAGATATCTTCAGACACTTACGGAGATTGCAACGGAGAAAAACTCCACCATAATATTCCCTTTACCGATCGACATACTGTCATTTTTTATTAACAGGAAGGAAACTGTTAAGCAATAA
- the hpt gene encoding hypoxanthine phosphoribosyltransferase, with product MKELETSEIIITQDDLQKRISELGKSIAEDYRDKNPVLICVLKGAVVFMADLIREIPIPIAIDFLSISSYDAGRGEAGAVRIIKDLDINIANRDVVVIEDIIDTGFTLGYLLRILKARNPASLKVAVLLDRPALRIVDLPVAYKGFEIPDEFVVGYGLDYKESFRHLPYICKLKTA from the coding sequence ATGAAAGAACTGGAAACCAGTGAGATAATTATAACGCAGGATGACTTGCAGAAGAGGATTTCAGAGCTTGGCAAATCCATTGCTGAGGACTACAGAGACAAGAATCCAGTGCTGATTTGTGTGCTCAAAGGGGCAGTTGTTTTTATGGCAGATCTTATCAGGGAGATTCCCATACCTATTGCCATTGACTTCCTTTCTATCTCTTCTTATGATGCCGGAAGAGGCGAGGCAGGGGCAGTAAGGATCATTAAAGACCTCGATATCAATATTGCAAACAGGGATGTCGTAGTTATTGAAGATATCATAGATACAGGATTCACTCTTGGCTACCTCCTGAGGATCCTGAAGGCAAGAAACCCGGCTTCCCTGAAGGTTGCCGTGCTCCTCGACAGACCTGCACTAAGGATAGTAGACCTGCCTGTAGCATACAAAGGATTTGAAATACCTGATGAGTTTGTAGTAGGCTACGGGTTGGATTATAAGGAAAGCTTCAGGCACCTGCCGTATATTTGCAAGCTTAAGACAGCCTGA
- a CDS encoding HAMP domain-containing protein: MKKPVIIISIFLAISIALTVAEVVLSKSGTSLLHNNILILTLFNVNIILMVVLLLLLSRNVVKYIFDRQQTILGNKFRTKLIASFVGFSLIPSILLFIVASGLITNSINNWFNIQVEKSLKNSFDVAQSYYEKEKDKTMHSAEVIAKRVSEEISYKSNQKASLIKIIEDEKADYKMSGIELFDKNGKLLGRSIDKFLVKRGYSGASAEFVKKGLRGEKSVVVKTLESGDAVIAVSPVYSGLPEGEGLIGAVAVVSHIRKGLVEKMVEITRLYEEYNQMALLKKPIKSSYILSFLTITLLIMFSATWFGYYLAKNITTPIQSLAEATQAVAEGNLDVKVDASSRDEIGVLINSFNKMTWDLKQGKSELEEAYSSLRDSNIEIEQRRAYMETVLENIATGVISVDKNGYITTFNRAAETVLDMPKEAIKGKNFQEILSRIPADAARDIIRRIRGGGGTLKDEEIQFNINNRSITLRLKMTALYDADGNFSGNVIVFDDLSELIKAQRIAAWQEVAKRLAHEIKNPLTPIQLCTERLRKKHYERAENYDKIFDDCTGTIINEVNALKMMLDEFSGFARMPVAKPTINDLNSVIKEVLSLYREAHREITFTEDLSESMPGINIDREQFKRVFVNLFKNAVEAINGTGRVFIKTEYDSRNSNVRVEIADDGAGVPPEDRERIFIPYFSRKKSGTGLGLAIVNRIVSDHNGRILVSDNVPRGTRFVIELPV; the protein is encoded by the coding sequence ATGAAGAAACCTGTAATCATCATATCAATATTTCTTGCGATAAGCATAGCGCTGACAGTTGCTGAAGTTGTCCTTTCAAAGAGCGGGACATCACTCCTTCACAATAATATCCTCATACTTACGCTTTTCAACGTAAACATAATTCTGATGGTGGTCCTGCTTTTGCTCCTTTCCAGGAATGTTGTCAAATATATCTTCGACAGGCAGCAGACAATACTCGGAAATAAGTTCAGGACCAAGTTGATAGCGTCATTTGTCGGTTTCTCACTTATTCCATCAATCCTGCTTTTTATTGTTGCAAGTGGTCTTATTACAAACAGTATAAATAACTGGTTCAACATACAGGTCGAAAAATCACTGAAAAACTCATTCGATGTGGCACAGAGCTATTATGAAAAGGAAAAAGATAAAACCATGCATTCAGCAGAGGTTATAGCGAAGAGGGTGTCTGAAGAAATATCATATAAGAGCAATCAGAAGGCCAGTCTGATAAAAATAATTGAAGATGAGAAGGCAGATTACAAGATGTCCGGTATAGAGCTCTTTGATAAAAACGGGAAACTGCTCGGCCGCTCTATTGACAAGTTCCTTGTCAAGCGGGGATATTCAGGGGCATCAGCAGAGTTTGTGAAGAAGGGTCTGAGGGGTGAGAAATCAGTTGTTGTGAAGACACTTGAATCAGGAGATGCTGTTATAGCTGTTTCACCTGTTTATTCAGGTCTGCCTGAAGGGGAGGGCTTAATCGGCGCTGTCGCAGTAGTCTCCCATATCAGAAAAGGTCTCGTGGAAAAGATGGTGGAGATCACAAGACTTTATGAAGAATACAATCAAATGGCCCTGCTCAAGAAACCGATCAAGAGCAGCTACATATTATCATTCCTCACAATAACCCTTTTGATCATGTTTTCTGCGACATGGTTTGGCTACTACCTGGCTAAGAATATTACCACGCCTATCCAGAGTCTTGCGGAGGCTACGCAGGCTGTTGCTGAAGGGAATCTTGATGTGAAGGTTGATGCGTCATCAAGGGATGAGATCGGCGTGCTAATCAATTCATTCAACAAAATGACGTGGGATCTGAAACAGGGCAAGTCTGAACTGGAGGAGGCTTACAGCTCTCTTAGGGATTCGAATATAGAGATAGAGCAGAGAAGGGCATATATGGAGACTGTCCTTGAGAATATTGCTACAGGGGTTATATCTGTTGATAAAAATGGGTATATAACCACCTTTAACCGTGCGGCAGAGACGGTACTTGATATGCCTAAGGAAGCAATAAAAGGGAAGAATTTTCAGGAAATTCTAAGCCGTATACCTGCTGATGCAGCGCGCGACATTATACGGAGAATAAGAGGGGGAGGGGGAACACTGAAGGATGAAGAGATCCAGTTCAATATAAACAACAGGAGCATAACTCTTCGGCTCAAGATGACTGCTTTATATGATGCCGATGGAAATTTTTCGGGTAATGTCATAGTCTTTGACGACCTGTCGGAGCTTATTAAGGCGCAGAGGATAGCTGCATGGCAGGAAGTTGCAAAGCGTCTGGCCCACGAAATAAAAAATCCGCTTACCCCCATCCAGCTTTGCACTGAGCGGCTCAGGAAAAAACATTATGAAAGGGCGGAGAACTATGATAAAATTTTCGACGATTGCACAGGCACAATAATAAATGAGGTTAATGCCCTCAAGATGATGCTGGACGAATTCTCGGGTTTTGCGAGGATGCCTGTGGCAAAGCCAACGATCAATGATCTGAATTCTGTCATAAAGGAGGTTCTGTCATTATATCGGGAGGCACACAGGGAAATTACTTTTACAGAAGATCTTTCTGAGTCAATGCCTGGGATAAATATTGACAGGGAGCAGTTTAAAAGGGTATTTGTAAACCTGTTCAAGAACGCTGTTGAGGCTATTAACGGTACTGGCAGGGTGTTCATAAAGACAGAGTATGACAGCAGGAACAGCAATGTGCGGGTTGAAATAGCCGACGACGGCGCAGGGGTCCCCCCTGAGGACAGGGAGAGGATTTTTATCCCTTATTTCTCAAGGAAGAAGAGCGGGACCGGTTTAGGATTGGCTATAGTCAACCGAATAGTTTCTGACCATAACGGACGAATTTTGGTAAGTGATAATGTACCGAGGGGCACAAGGTTTGTTATTGAATTACCGGTGTAG
- the uvrB gene encoding excinuclease ABC subunit UvrB — MQFCLKSPLRPQGDQPGAISALSDGIKQGLKHQVLLGVTGSGKTFTLANVIEQVQKPTLVIAPNKTLAAQLYHEFKYFFPENAVEYFVSYYDYYQPEAYIPQTDTYIEKDSSINDAIDRMRHSATTSLLQRNDVIIVASVSCIYGLGSPEAYQGMLLYLEEGMKVDREDILRKLVEIQYERNDYDLHRGAFRVRGDVIEIYPSSSEEYCIRIELFGEYVDSISEIDPLRGVVKKRLVKTAIYPGTHYVIPPNRLKRSLESIKMELAERIRFFEAANSLIEAQRIEQRTNFDLEMIKEIGYCHGIENYSRYLSGRSEGEPPPTLLDYFPQGFLLVIDESHVTVPQVRGMYEGDHSRKKSLVEYGFRLPSAFDNRPLKFAEFEKCLNQAIYVSATPGPYELEKAGGAVVEQIIRPTGLTDPVITVRPAKGQVDDLLAEIRTRSVRGERVLVTTLTKRMAEDLTEYYLELGIKVQYLHADIETMERVEIIRDLRMGKFDVLIGINLLREGLDIPEVSLVAILDADKEGYLRSHTSLIQTAGRAARNVAGTVIMYADTITGSMRKAIDETTRRRFIQEEYNRQHNITPVSVIKGIQETLYEISESDYVTIPAVKETAEEYVQEDKLAAVLKSLEKEMKEAARKLEFERAAELRDKIRSLKEKCVGIR, encoded by the coding sequence ATGCAATTTTGTCTCAAGTCACCCTTAAGACCGCAGGGAGATCAGCCAGGGGCAATCAGTGCCCTGAGCGATGGAATCAAACAGGGCTTAAAACATCAGGTCCTGCTCGGCGTAACCGGCAGCGGCAAGACCTTTACCCTTGCAAATGTTATAGAACAGGTACAGAAGCCAACCCTTGTCATTGCGCCAAACAAGACACTGGCTGCTCAGCTCTACCACGAGTTTAAATACTTCTTTCCTGAAAATGCCGTTGAATACTTTGTCAGCTATTACGACTACTATCAGCCCGAGGCATACATACCGCAGACAGACACATATATAGAAAAAGACTCTTCAATAAACGATGCCATAGACCGCATGAGGCATTCTGCAACCACTTCCCTTCTCCAGAGAAATGATGTGATTATCGTTGCTTCTGTTTCATGCATATATGGACTTGGCTCGCCTGAGGCATACCAGGGTATGCTCCTCTATCTTGAAGAAGGTATGAAGGTTGACAGGGAGGATATACTCAGAAAACTGGTAGAGATACAGTATGAAAGAAATGACTATGATCTGCACCGCGGCGCCTTCAGGGTAAGGGGCGATGTTATAGAGATCTACCCGTCATCTTCAGAGGAGTACTGCATCAGGATTGAGTTGTTCGGTGAATATGTTGACTCAATCTCAGAGATTGATCCACTGAGAGGAGTTGTTAAAAAGCGTCTTGTCAAGACGGCTATATACCCAGGCACCCATTATGTGATACCCCCCAACAGGCTGAAGCGGTCGCTTGAATCAATAAAGATGGAGCTTGCGGAACGAATACGATTTTTTGAAGCCGCAAACAGCCTCATTGAGGCCCAGCGAATCGAGCAGAGGACCAACTTCGATCTTGAGATGATAAAAGAGATAGGCTACTGTCATGGTATTGAGAACTACTCGAGATACCTCAGCGGGCGAAGTGAAGGAGAGCCTCCGCCTACGCTGCTGGATTATTTCCCCCAGGGTTTTCTGCTCGTTATTGATGAAAGTCATGTGACTGTTCCGCAGGTCAGAGGAATGTATGAAGGGGATCATTCAAGAAAGAAGAGCCTTGTGGAGTATGGTTTCAGGCTCCCGTCGGCATTTGATAACAGGCCGCTCAAATTCGCGGAGTTTGAGAAGTGTCTGAATCAGGCTATATATGTCTCTGCAACCCCAGGGCCGTATGAGCTCGAAAAGGCAGGTGGTGCGGTGGTCGAACAGATTATACGCCCAACAGGTCTTACAGACCCGGTCATCACAGTCAGGCCGGCAAAGGGGCAGGTAGATGATCTCCTCGCTGAGATAAGGACAAGGTCAGTCCGCGGAGAGAGGGTGCTTGTCACGACATTGACCAAAAGGATGGCAGAAGACCTGACAGAATATTATCTCGAACTCGGGATTAAAGTGCAGTATCTCCATGCTGACATAGAGACCATGGAACGGGTTGAGATAATACGGGACTTGAGGATGGGGAAGTTTGATGTCCTGATTGGCATTAACCTGCTGCGGGAGGGGCTTGATATACCTGAGGTCTCTCTTGTTGCTATTCTGGATGCTGACAAGGAAGGCTACCTGAGGTCCCACACCTCTCTTATACAGACGGCAGGCAGGGCGGCCAGAAATGTGGCCGGTACGGTAATTATGTATGCTGATACAATCACCGGTTCAATGAGAAAGGCTATTGATGAGACAACCCGCAGGCGGTTCATACAGGAGGAGTATAACAGACAGCATAATATAACGCCTGTCAGCGTAATAAAGGGGATTCAGGAGACACTGTACGAAATATCCGAGTCAGACTATGTTACAATTCCTGCGGTAAAAGAGACTGCAGAGGAATATGTTCAGGAGGATAAACTGGCGGCTGTATTGAAATCCCTGGAAAAAGAGATGAAGGAGGCGGCCAGAAAGCTCGAGTTTGAAAGGGCGGCAGAGCTTCGGGACAAGATAAGGTCACTCAAAGAAAAATGTGTGGGTATCAGGTAG
- a CDS encoding DUF4390 domain-containing protein, whose translation MIFRAIAILATCMLLWTSAGLTASDGISDILITKGNNELLVSARLMGGFTPEIKTEIINGVSKEFFYYMVIKRVMPNWLDEEKVSGTVRYLIKYDILKKQFLVTRTTAGSTSEQIYDSYDNMVADLSQLERIGLTPLNALSNRAQYYVSIKAEMKAGKLPFLLRYLFFFVPYSRFSTDWYDSVVFMARDLK comes from the coding sequence ATGATTTTCAGGGCGATTGCCATACTGGCAACCTGCATGTTGCTCTGGACGTCTGCAGGGCTGACGGCTTCAGACGGTATTTCTGATATCCTGATTACAAAAGGAAATAATGAGCTGTTAGTCTCTGCAAGGCTCATGGGAGGCTTTACCCCTGAGATTAAGACGGAGATTATCAATGGTGTGAGTAAAGAGTTTTTTTATTACATGGTAATTAAAAGGGTGATGCCGAACTGGCTCGATGAAGAGAAGGTATCGGGCACAGTAAGATATTTGATTAAGTATGATATCCTCAAGAAACAGTTCCTTGTTACCAGGACAACTGCCGGATCAACGTCGGAGCAGATCTATGATTCATACGATAATATGGTTGCAGATTTGTCGCAGTTGGAGAGAATAGGCCTTACACCATTAAATGCTCTCAGTAACAGGGCACAATACTATGTGAGTATAAAGGCGGAAATGAAGGCAGGGAAACTCCCCTTCCTTCTGCGGTACCTCTTTTTCTTTGTCCCGTATTCACGGTTCAGTACAGACTGGTATGATTCGGTTGTCTTTATGGCAAGAGACCTGAAATGA
- a CDS encoding sigma-54-dependent Fis family transcriptional regulator, whose translation MSDHILIVDDEKGILDVLSAVLDDEGYAITTAENGSAALKKIKDNTPSVVLLDVWLPDIDGLEVLKEIRDTYPGVAVIVMSGHGTIETAVRATKLGAYDYIEKPLSMERVHLIIKHAINQQRLELENVQLKGRIEKWYEIIGESPSMRSLKEQIKVVGRSNSRVLVTGENGTGKELIARSIHRASQRADKPFIAVNCAAIPESLIESELFGHEKGAFTGAVSVQKGKFEIADGGTLFLDEIGDMSLNTQAKVLRVLQEQEFQRVGGSRNIRVDVRLITASNKSLTDEIKKGAFREDLFYRINVIILHAPPLRERKEDIPLLARHFLKEVTREQGLKEKMLTEQSIELMKRYDWPGNVRELRNLMERMAIMASGDRINPGDLSIIAGDQQQNATPFINVSSGSLRDARTGFERYFILEKLKENNWNITKTAEDLKIERSNLHRKMKMLGISEASNN comes from the coding sequence ATGTCCGACCATATCCTAATAGTAGATGATGAAAAAGGCATACTGGATGTCCTCTCTGCCGTACTTGATGATGAGGGTTATGCCATCACTACTGCGGAAAACGGGAGTGCGGCGCTTAAGAAGATAAAAGATAATACGCCGTCTGTAGTGCTTCTTGATGTCTGGCTGCCTGATATTGACGGGCTTGAAGTGCTGAAGGAGATTAGAGATACTTATCCGGGGGTTGCAGTTATAGTTATGTCAGGACATGGCACCATAGAAACAGCGGTCCGGGCCACCAAATTGGGGGCGTATGACTATATTGAAAAGCCCCTTTCGATGGAGCGGGTACACTTAATTATAAAACACGCTATAAACCAGCAGCGCCTTGAGCTGGAAAATGTTCAACTCAAGGGAAGGATTGAGAAGTGGTATGAGATCATAGGTGAGAGCCCTTCAATGCGCTCTTTGAAGGAACAGATAAAAGTTGTGGGGAGATCAAACAGCCGGGTGCTTGTAACAGGTGAAAATGGCACGGGCAAGGAACTGATAGCCAGGTCAATACACCGTGCAAGTCAGCGTGCGGACAAGCCGTTCATTGCAGTGAATTGTGCAGCAATACCTGAATCCCTTATTGAGAGTGAATTATTCGGACATGAAAAAGGGGCGTTTACCGGCGCAGTTTCAGTTCAGAAAGGAAAGTTCGAGATAGCTGACGGCGGCACCCTGTTTCTGGATGAGATAGGTGATATGAGTTTAAATACACAGGCGAAGGTCCTTCGTGTCCTTCAGGAGCAGGAATTTCAACGCGTCGGAGGGTCGAGAAACATCAGGGTGGATGTGAGGCTTATTACAGCATCGAATAAGAGTCTCACAGACGAGATAAAAAAAGGCGCCTTCAGGGAAGACCTTTTTTACAGAATAAATGTTATTATTCTCCATGCGCCACCCTTACGGGAGCGGAAAGAAGACATCCCTCTTCTTGCCAGGCATTTTCTGAAAGAGGTGACAAGGGAGCAGGGGCTAAAGGAGAAAATGCTTACTGAGCAGTCTATAGAATTGATGAAGAGGTATGACTGGCCTGGTAATGTCAGGGAACTGAGAAACCTGATGGAGAGGATGGCAATCATGGCATCCGGAGACCGGATCAACCCGGGTGACTTGTCAATCATCGCAGGGGACCAGCAGCAAAATGCAACTCCTTTTATCAACGTCAGTTCCGGATCGCTCAGAGATGCACGTACGGGTTTTGAGAGGTATTTCATACTGGAAAAGTTAAAGGAAAATAACTGGAACATAACAAAGACAGCTGAAGATTTAAAGATTGAGCGCAGTAACCTGCACAGAAAGATGAAGATGCTCGGAATAAGTGAGGCATCGAATAATTAA
- a CDS encoding nodulation protein NfeD, whose translation MKAGKLHINLRIIISCIIFLLGVYSLAPSAQKRIYVAKYDGVINPVAGEYIVEVINDANKKDVTAVLIELDTPGGLDTSMRDIVKEIGSSNVPVIVYVSPAGARAASAGVFITLSAHVAAMAPGTNIGAAHPVAVGGGQMDDTMKEKVENDAAAYIKSIAGKRGRNIEWAENAVRKSVSITEKEALDLKVIDFIAENRDELIKKIDGREVTTNAGKVRIDTAGVVVEEFPMGMRLRILNALSDPNIAYVLMILGIYGLFFELASPGAIFPGVVGAICLILAFYAFQTLPVNYAGLLLIILGIILFIAEIKIVSYGLLSVAGVISMVLGSIMLMKVDAPFFRISWLIILPAALMTALFFAVAIGLAVKVHRRQPLSGSDGLIGEIGEAASDIATEGKVYVHGEIWDARSDEQISKGEKIRVIGTERMTVVVKKV comes from the coding sequence ATGAAGGCAGGAAAATTACATATTAATTTAAGAATAATAATTTCATGTATCATATTCTTGTTGGGTGTCTATAGCCTTGCGCCTTCAGCCCAGAAACGTATATACGTTGCCAAATACGACGGTGTAATTAATCCTGTTGCAGGAGAGTATATTGTCGAGGTAATAAATGATGCCAATAAAAAGGATGTTACTGCCGTATTAATCGAACTTGATACGCCGGGCGGGCTTGATACCTCGATGAGGGATATTGTTAAAGAGATAGGGAGTTCTAATGTCCCTGTAATCGTATATGTATCTCCTGCCGGAGCCAGGGCCGCCTCTGCAGGTGTATTTATCACCCTCTCTGCCCATGTGGCAGCAATGGCACCCGGGACGAATATCGGCGCCGCCCATCCTGTTGCAGTCGGTGGCGGACAGATGGATGATACTATGAAAGAGAAGGTCGAAAATGATGCTGCTGCTTATATCAAATCTATTGCAGGGAAACGGGGCAGGAATATAGAGTGGGCTGAAAACGCCGTAAGGAAGAGCGTATCCATAACTGAAAAAGAGGCGCTCGATCTCAAGGTAATAGACTTTATTGCTGAGAACAGGGACGAGTTAATAAAAAAGATTGACGGCCGTGAGGTGACTACTAACGCAGGAAAGGTCAGGATTGACACTGCGGGAGTAGTTGTTGAGGAGTTCCCTATGGGTATGAGATTGCGGATATTGAATGCCCTCAGCGATCCCAATATTGCCTATGTCCTGATGATCCTCGGTATATATGGCCTGTTCTTTGAGCTTGCCAGTCCAGGCGCCATCTTCCCTGGTGTTGTAGGCGCCATATGCCTGATACTGGCATTTTATGCCTTTCAGACGCTTCCTGTAAATTATGCCGGCTTACTTCTTATAATACTTGGCATTATCCTCTTTATAGCAGAGATAAAAATCGTGAGCTATGGACTACTCTCTGTAGCAGGTGTAATATCTATGGTGCTTGGTTCGATCATGCTGATGAAGGTAGATGCGCCATTTTTCAGGATTTCATGGCTGATAATACTTCCTGCAGCATTGATGACCGCCCTGTTTTTTGCTGTCGCTATCGGGCTTGCGGTAAAGGTGCACAGACGGCAGCCGCTGAGCGGCAGTGATGGCCTTATTGGTGAGATAGGCGAGGCGGCTTCTGATATTGCCACGGAGGGGAAGGTATACGTTCATGGCGAGATATGGGATGCAAGGAGTGATGAGCAGATTAGTAAGGGAGAGAAGATAAGGGTTATTGGTACTGAACGCATGACCGTTGTTGTAAAGAAGGTGTAA
- a CDS encoding DUF4321 domain-containing protein produces MAVFKKNIWILLILILLGALLGNVLGEILRAISPEGPVRNIFTEGFYIGITPPVTLDIRILTFTIGFSLRANLLTLLGSILGIYIYKYV; encoded by the coding sequence ATGGCCGTCTTTAAAAAGAATATATGGATTCTTCTCATCCTCATTCTTCTTGGTGCACTCCTCGGCAATGTACTTGGAGAAATACTGCGAGCTATCTCTCCGGAAGGACCTGTCAGAAATATCTTTACCGAAGGATTTTATATCGGCATCACCCCTCCTGTTACGCTCGACATCAGGATACTGACTTTTACAATAGGTTTTAGCCTGCGGGCAAATCTATTGACCCTTCTCGGATCGATCCTCGGCATATATATCTACAAATACGTTTAG